The stretch of DNA tgtgtgtgtgtgtgtgtgtctggcagtgtgtgtgtgtgtgtgtgtgtgtgtgtgtgtgtgtggtcgctgtgtgtgtgtgtgtgtagtcagtgtgtgtgtgtgtgtgtagtcagtgtgtgtgtgtgtgtgtgtgtgtgtgtgtgtgtgtgtgtagtcagtgtgtgtgtgtagtcagtgtgtgtgtgtgtgtgtgtgtgtgtagtcagtgtgtgtgtgtgtgtgtgtagtcagtgtgtgtgtgtgtgtgtgtgtagtcagtgtgtgtgtgtgtgtagtcagtgtgtgtgtgtgtgtgtgtgtgtgtgtgtgtgtagtccagtgtgtgtgtgtagtcagtgtgtgtgtgtgtgtgtgtgtgtgtgtagtcagtgtgtgtgtagtcagtgtgtgtgtgtgtagtcagtgtgtgtgtgtgtgtgtgtgtgtgtgtgtgtgtgtgtagtcgtcagtgtgtgtgtgtgtgtagtcagtgtgtgtgtgtcagtgtgtgtgtgtgtgtagtcagtgtgtgtgtgtgtgtgtgtgtgtgtgtgtgtgtgtgtgtgtgtgtgtgtgtgtgtgtgtgtgtgtagtcagtgtgtgtgtgtgtgtgtgtgtgtgtgtgtagtgtgtgtgtgtagtcagtgtgtgtgtgtagtcagtgtgtgtgtgtgtgtgtagtcagtgtgtgtgtgtgtgtgtgtgtagtgtgtgtgtgtgtgtgtgtgtgtagtcagtgtgtgtgtgtgtgtgtagtgtgtgtgtgtgtgtcacagtcagtgtgtgtgtgtgtgtgtagtcagtgtgtgtgtgtgtgtgtgtagtgtgtgtgtgtgtgtgtgtagtcagtgtgtgtgtgtgtgtgtgtagtcagtgtgtgtgtgtgtgtcagtgtgtgtgtgtgtgtgtgtgtgtgtgtgtgtgtgtgtgtgtgtgtgtgtgtgtgtgtgtgtgtgtagtcagtgtgtgtgtgtgtgtgtgtgtgtgtgtgtgtgtgtgtgtgtgtgtgtgtgtgtagtcagtgtgtgtgtgtgtgtgtgtagtcagtgtgtgtgtgtgtagtcagtgtgtgtgtgtgtgtgtgtgtgtcagtgtgtgtgtgtgtgtagtcagtgtgtgtgtgtgtgtgtgtagtcagtgtgtgtgtgtgtgtctgtgtgtgtgtagtcagtgtgtgtgtgtgcgtgtgcgtgtgtgtgtgtgtgtaggactgagtgaggacagagagaaggagactaATCTTATTGGACCATGTCCATGTAGTCCCTCCCCCGTTTCAGCAATTTTTTCCCCCTCTTCTTTTTAGTACTAAATAAACAGCACGTTGTCGTAGCAACCTGGTTACCTTGGAAACACAAGCGATGTTCAGAATCAACCCAGCACCATAATGCGGTCCGATCACCAAACACACCTGTATGTAGCCAGCAGGACGTCCATTAGAGGCTGAGCCACTGCTCCTTCTCGGACCAACCCCTCCAGAGACCTCAGGACTCGCCTGATCACCGAGCCCCGCAGAGGAGCCTCCAGCTCGGGGAGAGTCAGGGCCAGCAGCCTCAGCCCCTGGAGCACCTGGTCACACGTCATAACAAGAGAAGACCATTATAAAAACACCTTCAGAAACACATCATCATTATTAAAAGGTGAAAACCTGTTAGAAAATTTAtgattaaatgactgaacaaatcattttaaatggaactgtaagtaaacttatattatatatattattatattatacttatatttatatctgattaacactatgagttcataagaagggattgtgtgacagggacaaggagtaattaaagttaatgaacaccattccaactaggaagaaaGAAATGGGTTGTGATTAAGTAAACAGATAAGGTAGTTAACCTGTGGTTGAACCGACCAAACTGagctctggggtgttttagataaggcagagtgaattcctaggttttctgttaattagaacggtcagctaagtggtgatcgataatgttgggGGGTCAAAAGTTAACTCAGTTATGTTGTGTGACTTGTgagtaagttagaatgaacttttaACCTCACTTAATTCTCGGTCGGGATTCATTCTAGAAGCAATGAAATGACAtcatgttattgtatataaactgttgctcgtggtaacgtggcagcgcgctccgagaataaatactgttacctattattgaaaaGACTGGTCTCCCGtatattttatgcaaacaagaatcttatAAATTCTCAAAAAATAAATTAAGGGAATTCCATTAAttaattaaattacagtaacagAAACCTGTTGTTATTcgaataactatatatatatatatatatatatgggtatatatatatatatatatatatatatatatatatatatatatatatatatatatatatatggtcaaATAACTAAAGCGTAGATCATTTTTCTAAGTTGTCTGTTAGAAACTAGAGGCCTTAGGTCCTCGCGAAAGCGGTCTAAGGCAATGATCCCGCAGTACTAGAGGGCCTTAGGTCCTCGCGAGCggcgtagcggtctaaggcaatgaTCCCGCTGTGCTAGAGACCTTAGGTGGCGAGCGGGGCAGGTCTAAGGCAATGATCCCGCAGTACTAGAGGCCTTAGGTCCCTCGCGAGCGGCGTAGCGGAAGGCAATGATCCCGCAGTGCTAGAGGCCTTAGGTCCTCGCGAGCGGctagcggtctaaggcaatggCAGTACCAGAGGCCTTAGGTCCTCGCGAGCGGGTAACTCAAAGGCAATGATCCCGCAGTGCTAGAGGCCTTAGGTCCTAGGTAACGGTCAGCAATGATCCCGCAGTGCAAGAGGCCTTAGGTCCTCAGCGGGGTAATGGTCAAAGGCAATGATCCCGCAGTGCTAGAGGCCTTAGGTCCTAGAGGTAATGGTCAGGCAATGATCCCGCAGTGCAAGAGGCCTTAGGTCCTCGCGAGCGGGGTAATGGTCAGCAGCAGCAATGATCCCGCAGTGCAAGAGGCCTTAGGTCCTCGCGAGCGGGGTAATGGTCAAAGGCAATGATCCCGCAGTGCTAGAGGCTTTAGGTCCTCGCGAGCGGGTAACGGTCAAAGGCAATGATCCCGCAGTGCTAGAGGCCAGGTCCTCGTGAGCGGGGTAACGGTCAAAGGCAATGATCCCGCAGTGCCAAGAGGCCTTAGGTCCTCGCGAGCGGGGTAGTGGTCAAAGGCAATGATCCCGCAGTGCTAGAGGCCTTAGGTCCTCGTGGAGCGGCGTAGCGGTCAAAGGCAATGATcccgcagtgctagaggcgtcactacagatccggattcgatcccgggctgtgtcgcagccggccgcgacagGGAGTCTCACGAGGCGGCGCACAATCGGCCCAGCCGTCCAGGTTAGGggatcgcgctctagcgactccttgtgccGACCGGgacgtccttgtcccatcgcgcctAGCGACTCATTGTGCCGGCCAGGACGTCCTTGTCCCATAGCGactccttgtcccatcgcgctctagcgactccttgtgccGGGAGCCAGCTGTATATAACAAACATGTCCACATTTATCTATATGCCAACAGTGAGCAACAACACCTAATTTATCATAACTATTAGATAACAAATACTAATTGCTAAATTGCCTCGTATATATTCAGCCAATAGCAGGACAGGAACATGGTTCAAAtcacacactaaacagagaacatccctggtcatctactgcctctgatctggaggactcactaaacaaagaacatccctggtcatctactgcctctgatctggaggactcactaaacagagaacatccctggtcatctactgcctctgatctggaggactcactaaacagagaacatccctggtcatccctactgcctctgatctggatgactcactaaacagagaacatccctggtcgtccctactgcctctgatctggaggactcactaaacagagaacatccctggtcatccctactgcctctgacctggaggactcactaaacagagaacatccctggtcatctactgcctctgatctggaggactcactaaacagagaacatccctggtcgtccctactgcctctgatctggaggactcactaaacagagaacatccctggtcatctactgcctctgatctggaggactcactaaacactaaacagagaacattcctggtcatccctactgcctctgatctggaggactcactaaacagagaacatccctggtcgtccctactgcctctgatctggaggactcactaaacagagaacatccctggtcatctactgcttctgatctgaggactcactaaacagagaacatccctggtcgtccctactgcctctgatctggaggactcactaaacagagaacatccctgggcgtccctactgcctctgatctggaggactcactaaacagagaaatgCAGATAAACGTGGATGAACATGGTATTGCCTTCACTGATTGCACATAAAGGAAGGTAGTTCCTACATGATACTTCCTTTGATCCAACTGATctttctgtcatcctgtgaaccccgTTCATTGCTTCTCGCAGCTATAATTATCTGTCGTCAACCACTTCTTTCTCCtccccccctttcctttccctcccatctcctctagGGGCACCGCTGTAaaagtataaaaaatatataaaaatatatatatatatatatatatatatatatatatattctcaatCAACCAATCGTACCTGGGTGTGGCTGTCTGACTCCAGAGAGCTCTCCAGGTGCTTCAAGATCTCCATGGTGATGGAACACCCGCTTCCTGGACTTGTCTCCATGGTTACGTCCAATTCTACCTCTTCCTTATTGGGTGGAACAGTGAGGCCATTCCCCTGGGTTGTGTGTGAGGTTGTAGCCGGCTGGTGGAAGGTTAGGAGGCGGGCCAGGAGGTGATTTGCGGCCGAGGCGACGAATAGGCTGGGGTCAGTCTGTAGCTGGAGGAGGGGTTTGGTCAGGCCTGAGGAGATACAATCAAATACAtttgcttcgtaaacaacaggtgttgactaacagtgaaatgctttcttatacgggcccttcccaacaatgaggagagaaagacaatagagaaataatagataaacacaacatgtaataataaatacacaacaacaacatggctgagagtaccagtactgagttgatgtgtaggggtactaggtaataacatggctgtatacacagagtaccagtactgagttgatgtgtaggggtactaggtaataacatggctgtatacacagagtaccagtactgagttgatgtgtaggggtactaggtaataacatggctgtatacacagagtaccagtactgagttgatgtgtaggggtactaggtaataacatggctgtatacacagagtaccagtactgagttgatgtgtaggggtactaggtaataacatggctgtttacacagagtaccagtactgagttgatgtgtaggggtactaggtaataacatggctgtatacacagagtaccagtactgagttgatgtgtaggggtactaggtaataacatggctgtatacacagagtaccagtactgagttgatgtgtaggggtactaggtaataacatggctgtatacacagagtaccagtactgagttgatgtgtaggggtactaggtaataacatggctgtttacacagagtaccagtactgagttgatgtgtaggggtactaggtaataacatggctgtatacacagagtaccagtactgagttgatgtgtaggggtactaggtaataacatggctgtatacacagagtaccggtactgagttgatgtgtagggtactaggtaataacatggctgtatacacagagtaccggtactgagttgatgtgtaggggtactaggtaataacatggctgtatacacagagtaccagtactgagttgatgtgtaggggtactaggtaataacatggctgtatacacagagtaccagtactgagttgatgtgtaggggtactaggtaataacatggctgtatacacagagtaccagtactgagttgatgtgtaggggtactaggtaataacatggctgtatacacagagtaccagtactgagttgatgtgtaggggtactaggtaataacatggctgtatacacagagtaccagtactgagttgatgtgtaggggtactaggtaataacatggctgtttacacagagtaccagtactgagttgatgtgtaggggtactaggtaataacatgactgtatacacagagtaccagtactgagttgatgtgtaggggtactaggtaataacatggctgtatacacagagtaccagtactgagttgatgtgtaggggtactaggtaataacatggctgtatacacagagtaccagtactgagttgatgtgtaggggtattaggtaataacatggctgtatacacagagtaccagtactgagttgatgtgtaggggtactaggtaataacatggctgtatacacagagtaccagtactgagttgatgtgtagggtactaggtaataacatggctgtatacacagagtaccagtactgagttgatgtgtaggggtactaggtaataacatggctgtatacacagagtaccagtactgagttgatgtgtaggggtactaggtaataacatggctgtttacacagagtaccagtactgagttgatgtgtagggggtactaggtaataacatggctgtatacacagagtaccagtactgagttgatgtgtaggggtactaggtaataacatggctgtttacacagagtaccagtactgagttgatgtgtagggtactaggtaataacatggctgtatacacagagtaccagtactgagttgatgtgtaggggtactaggtaataacatggctgtatacacagagtaccagtaagttgataggggtactaggtaataacatggctgtatacacagagtaccagtactgagttgatgtgtaggggtactaggtaataacatggctgtatacacagagtaccagtactgagttgatgtgtaggggtactaggtaataacatggctgtatacacagagtaccagtactgagttgatgtgtaggggtactaggtaataacatggctgtatacacagagtaccagtactgagttgatgtgtaggggtaataggtaataacatggctgtatacacagagtaccagtactgagttgatgtgtagggtactaggtaataacatggctgtttacacagagtaccagtactgagttgatgtgtaggggtaataggtaataacatggctgtatacacagagtaccagtactgagttgatgtgtaggggtactaggtaataacatggctgtatacacagagtaccagtactgagttgatgtgtagggtactaggtaataacatggctgtatacacagagtaccagtactgagttgatgtgtaggggtactaggtaataacatggctgtatacacagagtaccagtactgagttgatgtgtaggggtactaggtaataacatggctgtatacacagagtaccagtactgagttgatgtgtaggggtactaggtaataacatggctgtatacacagagtaccagtactgagttgatgtgtaggggtactaggtaataacatggctgtatacacagagtaccagtactgagttgatgtgtaggggtactaggtaataacatggctgtatacacagagtaccagtactgagttgatgtgtaggggtactaggtaataacatggctgtatacacagagtaccagtactgagttgatgtgtaggggtactaggtaataacatggctgtatacacagagtaccagtactgagttgatgtgtaggggtactaggtaataacatggctgtttacacagagtaccagtactgagttgatgtgtaggggtactaggtaataacatggctgtatacacagagtaccagtactgagttgatgtgtaggggtactaggtaataacatggctgtttacacagagtaccagtac from Oncorhynchus keta strain PuntledgeMale-10-30-2019 unplaced genomic scaffold, Oket_V2 Un_contig_3255_pilon_pilon, whole genome shotgun sequence encodes:
- the LOC127923789 gene encoding BRCA1-associated ATM activator 1-like; the encoded protein is MDSECLVLLPQVCAVLADPRQSLPDDTSLEKLLDWFTGLTKEDISYLFIPSQDRSILGVAYDSERWQVAGQWEDPSVRIGWIHGLSNMMRHTQAFHFLDQAGLTKPLLQLQTDPSLFVASAANHLLARLLTFHQPATTSHTTQGNGLTVPPNKEEVELDVTMETSPGSGCSITMEILKHLESSLESDSHTQVLQGLRLLALTLPELEAPLRGSVIRRVLRSLEGLVREGAVAQPLMDVLLATYRSGPCDSRLFSLMASMLNSQNPLTLLCVPPPHLHPGDLRED